In Pseudoalteromonas marina, a genomic segment contains:
- the priA gene encoding primosomal protein N', with protein MCFAEVAIKVPLPRTFDYKVDKQLDGMASPLKPGMRVLVPFGNQKKVAVVLAIKSKTDVPENKIKSIIEVIDDAPILSSEHIALLSFTSRYYCYPLGETIHIALPSALRQGESPDKTSINMVMLTEKGSKLPSLKAKTQLNLLKQLAQSGKSSLTELKALGFSKKTIDSLIAKALVTQTIEHDNQWQSTAPTVGSKPTLNKEQAVACTAINQSKGFNTFLLEGVTGSGKTEVYLQCLEEVLKRGEQALVLVPEIGLTPQTVNRFRRRFPDTPIMLWHSALTDNERLQTWRFCEKGSCAIVIGTRSSIFLPFLKLGMIVVDEEHDSSFKQQDTLRYHARDLAAYRAFQHKIPLILGSATPALETLHKAINNKYQLLSLTERAQTSTDNQFKLLDMKGQPDQAGIAHASLATMRQHLNRGKQVMVFLNRRGFSPTLICHECGWLSECNRCSTSATFHKAIGQMICHHCGDQHQVPHQCPDCGSTQIFPNGKGTEQIEEFLTNEFPDTPVTRIDRDSTRRKGSLEKALDEINLGGARILVGTQMLAKGHHFADVSLVIILDVDSGLYSCDFRATEHLAQLVTQVAGRAGRSGEPGQVLLQTHFPEHPLLQDLVNNGYQDFARFALSERDDADLPPITNMAIVRAQGLSIKLVVDFLTDLVPVNGVSGIQLLGPIPAPLERIAGMYRFQLHIQAQDRRILHQYLAQMVDYLSTSKLAQKVRWSLDVDPIDMI; from the coding sequence ATGTGTTTTGCTGAAGTCGCTATAAAAGTCCCCTTACCGCGCACCTTTGATTATAAAGTAGATAAGCAACTCGATGGCATGGCATCACCACTTAAACCGGGTATGCGTGTGTTGGTGCCTTTTGGTAACCAAAAAAAAGTCGCCGTTGTTTTAGCTATTAAAAGCAAGACCGACGTCCCCGAAAACAAAATAAAATCCATCATCGAAGTCATTGATGACGCGCCTATTTTATCATCTGAGCACATTGCACTTTTGAGTTTTACATCTCGCTATTACTGCTACCCACTCGGCGAAACAATTCACATAGCGCTACCAAGTGCGCTGCGCCAAGGTGAGTCACCGGATAAAACCAGTATCAATATGGTTATGCTGACAGAAAAAGGATCAAAACTTCCGTCACTCAAAGCAAAAACTCAACTTAACTTATTAAAGCAACTTGCACAGTCAGGTAAATCATCATTAACCGAGCTTAAAGCACTCGGCTTTAGTAAAAAAACTATCGATAGCCTTATTGCAAAAGCGCTTGTTACACAAACCATAGAACATGATAATCAGTGGCAAAGTACTGCACCAACAGTGGGTAGTAAGCCTACACTGAATAAAGAGCAAGCCGTAGCTTGCACTGCAATTAATCAAAGTAAAGGCTTTAACACGTTTTTATTAGAAGGGGTTACTGGTAGTGGTAAAACCGAAGTCTATCTTCAATGTCTTGAAGAAGTATTAAAGCGAGGTGAACAAGCCTTAGTACTTGTACCCGAGATAGGACTTACCCCTCAAACGGTTAACCGTTTTCGTCGCCGCTTTCCAGATACACCCATCATGTTATGGCATTCTGCACTTACCGATAACGAACGCCTACAAACATGGCGCTTTTGCGAAAAAGGGAGTTGCGCTATTGTAATAGGTACGCGATCAAGTATTTTTTTACCCTTTTTAAAGCTCGGTATGATTGTAGTTGACGAGGAACATGACTCATCATTTAAACAACAAGATACTCTTCGTTACCATGCTCGAGATTTAGCAGCTTATCGGGCATTCCAGCATAAAATTCCACTTATACTCGGCAGTGCAACTCCAGCGCTCGAAACCTTGCATAAAGCCATTAATAATAAGTACCAACTATTAAGCCTGACTGAGCGCGCTCAAACCTCAACCGATAACCAATTTAAATTACTCGACATGAAAGGCCAGCCCGATCAGGCGGGTATTGCTCACGCAAGCCTTGCTACTATGCGCCAACATTTGAATCGAGGTAAACAGGTTATGGTGTTTTTAAATCGTCGTGGTTTTTCACCTACACTTATTTGCCATGAATGTGGTTGGTTAAGTGAATGTAACCGTTGCAGTACTAGTGCCACGTTCCATAAAGCGATTGGTCAAATGATTTGCCACCATTGTGGCGACCAACATCAAGTACCTCATCAATGCCCTGATTGCGGGAGCACGCAAATATTCCCTAATGGTAAAGGGACTGAACAAATAGAAGAATTTTTAACAAACGAGTTTCCTGATACGCCGGTAACCCGTATTGATCGCGATTCAACTCGTCGTAAAGGCAGTTTAGAAAAAGCCCTAGACGAAATTAATTTAGGTGGAGCGCGCATATTAGTAGGTACGCAAATGCTTGCAAAAGGCCATCACTTTGCTGATGTAAGCCTTGTCATAATTTTAGACGTAGACAGCGGCCTATATTCCTGCGACTTCAGAGCAACGGAACATTTAGCGCAGTTAGTGACTCAAGTAGCAGGACGTGCTGGTCGCTCAGGAGAGCCTGGCCAGGTGTTATTACAAACACATTTTCCCGAACATCCTCTTTTACAAGATTTGGTCAATAATGGTTACCAAGATTTTGCACGCTTTGCGTTAAGCGAGCGTGATGACGCCGACTTACCGCCTATTACTAATATGGCCATAGTTAGAGCACAAGGGCTAAGTATTAAACTAGTCGTCGACTTTTTGACAGATTTGGTTCCAGTTAACGGGGTATCTGGTATACAATTGCTCGGTCCGATCCCTGCCCCATTAGAAAGAATTGCGGGTATGTATCGGTTTCAATTGCACATTCAAGCGCAAGATCGCCGCATATTACATCAGTATCTTGCGCAAATGGTTGATTATTTAAGCACCAGTAAACTTGCACAAAAAGTTCGCTGGAGTTTAGATGTAGACCCTATAGATATGATTTAG
- the rpmE gene encoding 50S ribosomal protein L31, with translation MKEGIHPKYEVISATCSCGNKFETSSTLCKDIHLDVCSACHPFYTGKQKVLDTGGRVDRFNKRFGALGSKK, from the coding sequence ATGAAAGAAGGTATTCACCCTAAGTACGAAGTAATTTCTGCAACTTGTTCATGCGGCAATAAATTCGAAACAAGCTCTACTCTATGTAAAGACATTCACCTTGACGTATGTTCAGCGTGTCACCCTTTTTACACTGGTAAGCAAAAAGTTTTAGACACTGGCGGACGTGTTGATCGTTTCAACAAGCGTTTCGGTGCACTTGGTAGCAAGAAGTAA
- a CDS encoding malic enzyme-like NAD(P)-binding protein: MSDFREQALHYHSHPVPGKISIELTKPAETVKDLALAYSPGVAEPVREIAADPANAYKYTGKGNMVAVITNGTAILGLGNLGPLASKPVMEGKALLFKRFAGLDSIDIEVKHRTTEDFINTVANIADTFGGINLEDIKAPECFEIEKALIERCSIPIFHDDQHGTAIVTAAGMLNALEVQGKSIENATIVCLGAGAAAVACMELLIKCGALREHIYMLDRKGVIHTRRDDLNEYKKLFANNTDKRTLQDVIEDADVFVGVSGPNLLAADDLKLMAEKPVVFACSNPDPEIDPALAHSARNDLIMATGRSDYPNQVNNVLCFPFIFRGALDVRASAINDEMKIAAVEAIRSIAKEPVPAEVLTAAGVDKLEFGNKYIIPKPMDPRLLPRIAKAVAIAAVESGVAQIDLPENYME; the protein is encoded by the coding sequence ATGTCAGACTTTCGTGAACAAGCACTACACTATCATTCGCACCCCGTTCCAGGAAAAATTAGCATTGAACTAACAAAGCCTGCTGAAACGGTAAAAGATCTCGCATTAGCATATAGCCCAGGAGTTGCAGAACCCGTACGTGAAATCGCTGCAGACCCTGCAAACGCTTATAAATACACAGGCAAAGGGAATATGGTTGCGGTTATCACTAATGGTACTGCAATTTTAGGCTTAGGTAATTTAGGCCCACTTGCTTCAAAACCTGTAATGGAAGGTAAGGCGTTACTGTTTAAGCGATTTGCTGGCCTTGATTCTATTGATATCGAAGTGAAACACCGCACTACTGAAGACTTTATTAATACAGTTGCTAATATTGCCGACACGTTTGGCGGAATTAACCTTGAAGATATTAAGGCGCCAGAGTGTTTTGAAATAGAAAAAGCATTGATTGAGCGTTGCAGTATTCCGATATTTCATGATGATCAGCACGGTACAGCCATTGTAACTGCTGCGGGTATGTTGAACGCGCTTGAGGTGCAAGGCAAGTCTATCGAAAATGCGACTATTGTGTGTTTGGGTGCTGGTGCTGCTGCGGTTGCTTGTATGGAGCTGTTAATTAAGTGTGGTGCTTTGCGCGAGCACATTTATATGCTTGACCGTAAAGGTGTTATTCATACTCGTCGTGATGACTTAAATGAATACAAAAAACTTTTTGCTAACAATACAGACAAGCGCACGTTGCAAGATGTTATTGAAGATGCAGATGTATTTGTTGGTGTATCGGGGCCTAATCTATTAGCTGCCGATGATTTAAAATTAATGGCAGAAAAACCAGTTGTGTTTGCTTGTTCAAACCCAGATCCAGAAATTGATCCTGCACTGGCTCATTCTGCTCGAAACGATCTAATTATGGCAACGGGTCGATCAGATTACCCTAACCAAGTTAATAATGTACTGTGTTTTCCGTTTATATTCCGCGGTGCTCTTGATGTACGCGCCAGTGCAATAAATGATGAAATGAAAATTGCAGCTGTAGAAGCGATTAGAAGTATTGCCAAAGAGCCTGTACCTGCTGAAGTACTGACAGCTGCGGGTGTTGATAAGCTGGAGTTTGGTAATAAGTATATTATTCCAAAACCAATGGATCCTCGTTTATTACCGCGTATTGCAAAAGCGGTTGCAATAGCTGCTGTAGAGTCAGGTGTTGCACAAATTGATTTACCAGAAAACTATATGGAATAA
- the metJ gene encoding met regulon transcriptional regulator MetJ: MAKWNGEYIHPYAEHGKKSEQVKKITVSIPLNVLKVLTDERTRRQINNLRHATNSELLCEAFLHAFTGQPLPNDDDLRKDNAEKVPEEVKKIMQEMGLEVPVLNED; this comes from the coding sequence ATGGCTAAATGGAATGGTGAGTATATTCACCCATACGCAGAACACGGGAAAAAATCAGAACAAGTAAAAAAAATTACCGTTTCAATCCCACTAAATGTATTAAAGGTATTAACGGACGAACGCACGCGTCGTCAAATTAATAACTTACGTCATGCAACAAATAGTGAATTACTTTGTGAAGCATTTTTACATGCATTTACCGGTCAACCTTTGCCTAACGACGACGACTTACGCAAAGACAACGCCGAAAAAGTGCCTGAAGAAGTGAAAAAAATAATGCAAGAAATGGGGCTAGAAGTGCCTGTTTTAAACGAAGACTAA
- the metB gene encoding cystathionine gamma-synthase yields MSEKNKATIAVRSGVEADKHHGAVVAPIYLSTTYSFADFDTKRQYDYGRSGNPNRDILAETLAELEGGARGIITATGMSAVHLATQILNHDDTLVIPHDCYGGSYRLFTSLQKRGLLKLEVLDLTQAQSLDKILAIKPKLIWIETPSNPLLRLTDIKAITDVAKQCGALVAADNTFLSPALQNPIKFGVDIVVHSTTKYINGHSDVVGGAVIAASQELGDELAWWANNIGITGAPFDSYLTLRGLRTLNVRLKQHQENALAIAKYLEKSEFVRQVYYPGLESHPQHELVKAQQLGFGGMVSFDIKGDINDAAAFLTSLRDFSLAESLGGVESLICHPATMTHAGMEPKARLEAGVGDTLIRVSVGIEDINDLLADLERVFQLVKPGSKANLNKGAGGDIKLSAAHPALW; encoded by the coding sequence ATGAGCGAAAAAAATAAAGCAACCATTGCAGTAAGAAGTGGTGTTGAAGCAGACAAGCATCATGGCGCAGTTGTCGCACCTATTTACTTATCAACCACCTATTCGTTTGCCGACTTTGATACAAAGCGTCAATACGATTACGGGCGAAGTGGTAACCCCAATCGTGATATTTTAGCCGAAACCTTGGCTGAGCTTGAAGGTGGCGCACGCGGTATTATTACTGCCACGGGTATGTCTGCCGTTCATTTGGCTACGCAAATCCTGAATCATGACGATACGTTAGTGATCCCACATGATTGTTACGGCGGAAGCTATCGTTTATTTACTTCACTGCAAAAGCGCGGTTTGCTCAAGCTAGAAGTTTTAGATTTAACACAAGCACAAAGTTTAGATAAAATTTTAGCAATTAAGCCTAAGCTAATTTGGATAGAAACACCAAGTAACCCATTACTACGCTTAACTGATATTAAAGCAATAACCGATGTTGCTAAGCAGTGCGGTGCTTTAGTCGCTGCCGACAACACATTTTTATCACCAGCATTACAAAACCCTATTAAATTTGGTGTTGATATAGTTGTACATTCCACCACCAAGTACATCAATGGTCATTCAGATGTAGTGGGCGGTGCGGTGATTGCTGCTTCACAAGAGCTGGGCGATGAACTGGCATGGTGGGCAAACAATATAGGTATTACAGGTGCGCCATTTGATAGTTATTTAACATTGCGCGGGTTGCGAACACTAAATGTGCGTTTAAAGCAGCATCAAGAAAACGCATTAGCGATTGCTAAATATTTAGAAAAATCGGAATTTGTTCGCCAAGTTTATTACCCTGGTCTTGAATCACACCCTCAGCATGAATTAGTCAAAGCGCAGCAACTAGGCTTTGGTGGCATGGTGAGTTTTGATATTAAAGGCGACATAAACGATGCTGCGGCGTTTTTAACCAGCTTACGTGACTTTAGCTTGGCAGAGTCTTTGGGCGGAGTAGAGAGCTTAATATGCCATCCTGCAACTATGACCCATGCTGGCATGGAGCCTAAAGCACGTCTTGAGGCGGGAGTGGGCGATACACTTATTCGAGTTTCAGTAGGTATAGAAGATATAAACGACTTATTAGCTGATTTAGAGCGCGTGTTTCAGCTTGTAAAGCCAGGCAGTAAAGCAAATTTAAACAAAGGAGCTGGCGGTGACATTAAATTAAGTGCCGCTCATCCAGCGCTTTGGTGA
- the metL gene encoding bifunctional aspartate kinase/homoserine dehydrogenase II, giving the protein MTQTVHKFGGSSLSSAQRYERVASIILDHTQPGDCVVVSAAGKTTDTLVKLWQSYQQQDTHVVADILLQLNNHQTDLITQLLHADLKRTALRLLHSELTAISELIKNQGLKEAPLLAHGEVWSARLLALYLTKLNINACDLDARTLFTLNNGQLLHTQNAQQCAKFITPGCINVVTGFIASNTLGDTVTLGRNGSDYSATLLANYCHAKQVCIWTDTQGVYSTDPRKVSKAVKYNKVCRGQANLLARLGNPVLHAKTLSPLRNSDIKLSVRSSFDVQATPTDIVKEGNVKQKRFITTLNNIDLLTVEKLAEGEVADVSQLIQHSIHHFSQNGETYLVVPSASTYKVVSFFEGRASISESSLNGCAVVAPVNDISKLNVLAIDTLNAHAIEPRFIHQDSGYILLLTDQVIDSDILSVLHDKLINKGQEVALIIAGLGNVGEVFIEQLSAQFERFSDDFTIKLVGLIRSETLLFNPSGINIADWKTHFLSESKAYNNQTLLNIISELDYEHKVVVDITASEAFSQLYPEFVALDCHLISANKYAGTADTAWYKALRTSISERNLHWRYNTSVGAGLPVNFALADLQNSGDKITRIEGVFSGTLSWLCSKFDGTIPFSDLVLEAQKMGFTEPDPREDLSGRDMQRKLLILARELGLELDLDDISLSALMPETLAIGSWDDFLANESTLNDFIDAHAANAKAQSSVLRYTGLLEITENKVTAQVGITYTPIGDALANLTPGDNIFVINSKWYSANALVIQGPGAGKEVTAAGIHSDLYWLVQNIK; this is encoded by the coding sequence ATGACACAAACAGTACATAAATTTGGTGGTTCAAGCCTTAGTTCGGCTCAACGGTATGAGCGGGTTGCGAGTATTATTTTAGATCATACTCAGCCGGGCGATTGTGTTGTTGTATCTGCGGCGGGAAAAACAACCGATACTTTGGTGAAGTTATGGCAAAGCTATCAGCAACAAGATACGCATGTCGTTGCTGATATATTGCTGCAATTAAATAATCATCAAACTGATTTAATCACACAGTTACTTCATGCAGATCTTAAACGAACTGCTTTAAGGCTTTTGCATAGTGAACTAACAGCGATTAGTGAATTGATAAAAAACCAAGGCTTGAAAGAGGCTCCCTTGCTTGCTCATGGTGAGGTCTGGTCTGCACGCTTATTGGCGCTTTACCTTACGAAATTAAATATTAATGCTTGTGACCTTGATGCTCGAACACTTTTTACATTAAATAATGGGCAATTGTTACATACCCAAAATGCGCAGCAATGTGCGAAGTTTATAACCCCAGGCTGCATCAATGTTGTTACAGGCTTTATTGCATCAAATACGTTGGGTGATACGGTTACACTTGGCCGCAATGGGAGTGACTATAGTGCAACCTTACTCGCTAATTACTGCCATGCTAAGCAGGTGTGTATTTGGACCGATACACAAGGTGTATACAGCACAGACCCTCGCAAAGTTAGTAAAGCGGTTAAATACAATAAAGTGTGTAGAGGTCAAGCTAACCTATTAGCGCGATTAGGCAATCCTGTTTTACACGCTAAAACGCTTTCTCCTTTAAGAAACAGCGATATAAAACTATCTGTTCGTAGTAGTTTTGATGTGCAAGCAACGCCTACAGATATAGTTAAAGAAGGAAATGTAAAACAAAAGCGTTTTATTACCACGTTAAACAACATCGATTTATTAACAGTTGAAAAGCTGGCCGAAGGCGAAGTCGCAGATGTTAGCCAGCTTATTCAACACAGCATTCATCACTTTAGTCAAAATGGTGAAACTTATTTAGTTGTACCCTCTGCTTCAACATATAAAGTTGTTAGTTTTTTCGAGGGTAGAGCAAGCATTAGCGAATCGAGCTTAAATGGCTGTGCGGTTGTTGCGCCTGTTAATGATATTTCAAAATTGAATGTATTGGCTATTGATACGTTAAATGCTCATGCCATCGAGCCGCGCTTTATTCACCAAGACAGTGGATACATTTTACTATTAACGGATCAGGTTATAGATAGCGATATACTGAGCGTTTTACACGATAAGCTTATTAATAAAGGCCAAGAAGTCGCTTTAATAATCGCGGGCCTTGGAAATGTGGGAGAGGTATTTATAGAGCAGCTGTCAGCTCAATTCGAGCGTTTCTCTGATGACTTTACAATTAAATTGGTTGGGTTAATACGCTCTGAAACGTTACTTTTTAATCCCAGTGGTATAAACATTGCTGATTGGAAAACGCATTTTCTCTCAGAAAGCAAAGCTTATAATAACCAAACATTACTAAACATAATTAGTGAACTTGATTATGAGCATAAAGTGGTCGTTGATATTACCGCAAGCGAGGCATTTAGCCAGTTATACCCGGAGTTTGTTGCATTAGATTGCCACTTGATCAGTGCTAATAAATACGCTGGAACTGCAGACACAGCATGGTATAAAGCTTTGCGTACGAGTATTAGTGAGCGAAATTTGCATTGGCGCTACAACACAAGCGTAGGTGCAGGCTTACCTGTTAACTTTGCATTGGCAGATTTGCAAAACAGTGGTGACAAAATCACTCGTATTGAAGGTGTTTTTTCAGGCACGTTATCGTGGTTATGCAGTAAGTTTGACGGAACAATACCATTTTCTGATCTGGTGCTTGAAGCACAAAAGATGGGGTTCACAGAGCCCGATCCGCGTGAAGATTTATCAGGACGTGATATGCAGCGTAAACTGCTTATACTTGCCAGAGAGCTTGGTTTAGAACTCGACCTTGATGATATAAGCTTATCAGCACTCATGCCCGAAACGCTTGCTATAGGAAGTTGGGACGACTTTTTAGCTAATGAATCCACCCTCAATGACTTTATTGACGCTCATGCTGCAAATGCCAAAGCACAAAGTTCCGTACTTCGTTACACGGGTTTACTTGAAATTACGGAAAACAAAGTAACCGCTCAAGTAGGTATTACTTATACTCCTATTGGTGATGCGTTAGCTAATTTAACACCTGGCGATAATATTTTTGTCATTAATAGTAAGTGGTATAGCGCTAACGCTCTTGTGATTCAAGGGCCAGGTGCGGGTAAGGAAGTAACAGCGGCGGGTATTCATTCTGACTTATATTGGCTGGTACAAAATATAAAATAA
- a CDS encoding penicillin-binding protein 1A, which yields MILLKRTLQFFIICTLIGLITLVSLYYYVKPDIPSVQVLKDVQLQTPMQVFTKDGLLINQFGEKRRIPVTIDEIPQPLIDAFLATEDNRFYDHIGIDPIGIVRSAIVLISTGEKKQGASTITMQLARNFFLTREKAYIRKIKEIFIALHIENVLTKDEILELYLNKIELGNRAFGIGAAAQVYYGKELKDLTLAQMAMIAGLPKAPSALNPIRNPARAKARRNVVLGRLLTENYITKDVYDDATSQPITAYFHGAEIDLYAPYISEMVRAEMVSRYGIDKAYNSGFKIFTSVESKVQKAAQTALVNNLHSYDMRHGFRGPTAILWVPEKQSALSEEKILAKLNEAKEIGTLKAAAVINVDEKNATVLLKNAEQINLNWDNLKWARKYITRYRQGFAPTTATEILTPGMQIWVRKNSNNEYELSQLPEASSAIVSLDPQDGRIKAIVGGYSFEQSQYNRAIQAKRQVGSNIKPFIYSAALENGYTLASILNDAPINQWDKSQGVAWRPKNSPAVYNGPIRIRRALAQSKNVISVRLLRGVGLQRTADHLLKFGFKNSDINRSESLALGSASITPIELARGMSAFANGGHLIEPYFISEIQDAYGNSLFKANPSVVCDDTSAQPLTPDNATGLFPQQNTDTPQLKCAPQVISKQNAFLIAQAMHSAVWGGGNWSHKTGWSGTGWRAQALGRRDLSGKTGTTNDSVDTWFSGFNRNVMTSVWVGFDNPGNPLGRTSYNNNLDSGQISGAESGAKTAQPAWVEFMKVALEGKPEAPIEPPEGLVSIRIDLETGLLSHKNDYTSRFEYFDKGTAPTKYVMSQPTDIFEEDTKTEEELF from the coding sequence GTGATTTTATTAAAACGAACTTTACAATTTTTTATCATTTGTACGTTAATCGGTCTGATAACTTTGGTCAGTCTTTATTACTACGTTAAACCTGATATCCCCAGTGTGCAAGTTTTAAAAGACGTGCAATTACAAACTCCTATGCAAGTATTCACTAAAGATGGCCTTTTGATCAATCAATTTGGTGAAAAACGTCGAATTCCGGTCACTATTGATGAAATCCCACAACCTCTAATTGATGCATTTTTAGCAACTGAAGATAATCGCTTTTATGACCATATAGGTATAGACCCTATTGGCATAGTTCGCTCTGCTATTGTTCTTATTTCTACAGGCGAGAAAAAACAAGGTGCTAGTACTATTACCATGCAGCTTGCACGTAATTTTTTCTTAACCCGAGAAAAAGCCTATATCCGTAAAATAAAAGAAATATTCATCGCACTACACATAGAAAATGTACTTACTAAAGATGAAATTTTAGAGCTTTACCTAAACAAAATCGAGCTAGGTAACCGCGCCTTTGGTATTGGAGCTGCCGCTCAAGTTTATTACGGTAAAGAGTTAAAAGATTTAACGCTTGCTCAAATGGCGATGATTGCTGGCTTACCAAAAGCGCCTTCGGCGTTAAACCCAATTCGCAACCCTGCCCGTGCAAAAGCACGCCGTAATGTTGTACTTGGTCGTTTATTAACTGAAAACTACATAACAAAAGACGTATATGATGATGCGACAAGCCAACCTATCACCGCTTACTTTCATGGTGCTGAAATAGATTTATACGCACCGTACATTTCTGAAATGGTGCGTGCAGAAATGGTTTCACGTTACGGAATAGACAAGGCATATAATTCAGGCTTTAAAATATTTACCTCTGTTGAGTCTAAAGTACAAAAAGCGGCGCAAACCGCGTTAGTTAATAATCTTCATAGCTACGATATGCGTCATGGCTTTAGAGGCCCAACCGCTATTTTATGGGTTCCTGAAAAACAATCAGCGCTAAGTGAAGAGAAAATACTAGCTAAACTCAATGAAGCCAAAGAGATAGGAACGTTAAAAGCAGCTGCTGTTATTAACGTGGATGAAAAAAATGCCACGGTATTGCTTAAAAATGCAGAGCAAATAAACCTGAATTGGGACAACTTAAAATGGGCACGCAAATATATAACTCGTTATCGCCAAGGTTTTGCTCCAACTACGGCAACTGAAATATTAACGCCAGGAATGCAAATCTGGGTGCGTAAAAACAGCAATAACGAGTATGAACTAAGCCAACTACCTGAAGCATCAAGCGCAATTGTTTCACTTGACCCACAAGATGGCCGCATTAAAGCCATTGTTGGCGGCTATAGCTTTGAACAAAGCCAATACAACCGAGCTATTCAAGCAAAGCGCCAAGTGGGGTCAAACATAAAACCATTTATTTATTCTGCTGCGCTTGAAAACGGCTATACGCTCGCCTCAATTTTAAACGATGCGCCAATTAATCAGTGGGATAAAAGCCAAGGTGTGGCATGGCGACCTAAGAATAGTCCGGCTGTTTACAATGGCCCAATTAGAATTCGTCGCGCGTTAGCACAATCTAAAAACGTAATATCAGTTCGTTTGCTCCGAGGTGTTGGTTTGCAACGAACAGCAGATCACTTACTAAAATTTGGCTTTAAAAATTCAGACATCAACCGCAGTGAATCCTTAGCACTGGGCAGTGCTTCAATTACTCCAATTGAACTAGCTCGCGGTATGAGTGCATTTGCGAATGGTGGGCATTTGATTGAGCCGTACTTTATCTCAGAAATCCAAGATGCTTACGGTAACAGTTTGTTTAAAGCTAATCCTTCAGTAGTGTGTGACGACACTTCAGCTCAGCCATTAACCCCAGATAATGCTACTGGATTATTCCCACAACAAAATACTGATACGCCACAATTAAAATGTGCCCCTCAGGTCATATCAAAACAAAATGCATTTTTAATTGCTCAAGCAATGCATAGCGCTGTTTGGGGAGGTGGAAACTGGTCACATAAAACGGGTTGGTCAGGAACAGGTTGGCGTGCTCAAGCATTAGGCCGTCGTGATCTGTCAGGAAAAACAGGCACAACTAATGACTCTGTAGATACTTGGTTTAGTGGCTTTAATCGAAATGTGATGACCTCGGTATGGGTTGGTTTTGATAACCCTGGCAACCCGCTAGGCAGAACTTCATATAATAATAATCTTGATAGCGGGCAAATATCAGGGGCTGAATCTGGCGCTAAAACAGCACAGCCAGCTTGGGTTGAGTTTATGAAAGTTGCGCTTGAAGGTAAACCTGAAGCCCCCATAGAGCCGCCAGAAGGTTTAGTGTCTATTCGGATTGATTTAGAAACCGGTTTATTAAGTCATAAAAATGATTACACCAGTCGCTTTGAGTATTTTGACAAAGGCACCGCCCCCACAAAATACGTAATGTCTCAACCAACAGATATATTTGAAGAAGACACTAAAACAGAAGAAGAACTGTTTTAA